One region of Culex pipiens pallens isolate TS chromosome 2, TS_CPP_V2, whole genome shotgun sequence genomic DNA includes:
- the LOC120423698 gene encoding putative polypeptide N-acetylgalactosaminyltransferase 9 isoform X1 produces MGLIGRRRSSFLKIIALLGVVWFMVVFVLYSDDGSSSSSRSAGGVAGPSGGGSAFEAPRRLPLQGIRDRFNQFIINAREDANKDDLSPDVDGGEGGAGGVVDYVNNNIDGDVPFVEKETKRKVPPKSKKRNENQDLTGVIAPPNEDSPDAPGAMGKPVVLPKDMSPEMKKAVDDGWAKNAFNQYAADMISIRRSLPDPRDPWCKEPNRYQKDLPATSVIICFHNEAWSVLLRTVHSVLDRSPEHLVKEVILVDDFSDMPHTQKQLEDYFEAYPRVKIVRAPKREGLIRARLLGARYATAPVLTYLDSHCECTTGWLEPLLDRIAKNSTTVVCPVIDVIDDNTMEYHYRDSGGVNVGGFDWNLQFNWHAVPEKEKRRHKSTAEPVWSPTMAGGLFSIDKEFFERLGTYDSGFDIWGGENLELSFKTWMCGGTLEIVPCSHVGHIFRKRSPYKWRTGVNVIKRNSVRLAEVWLDEYAKYYYQRIGNDKGDYGDVSSRKQLREELGCKSFRWYLDNIFPELFIPGEAVASGEVRNMGYGNRTCLDAPGGKKNLRKPVGLYPCHNQGGNQYWMLSKTGEIRRDEACLDYAGQDVILYPCHGSKGNQYWNYSPSSRLLRHGSSDKCLAINESKQKLVMADCDASVEAQKWLFQNYDPSKL; encoded by the exons ATGGGACTGATAGGCAGACGGAGATCGTCCTTCCTGAAGATCATCGCACTGCTCGGGGTGGTCTGGTTTATGGTGGTGTTTGTCCTGTATTCAGACGACGGAAGCAGTAGCAGTAGTAGATCGGCGGGTGGAGTTGCGGGACCGAGTGGGGGTGGAAGTGCGTTTGAAGCACCAAGGAGGTTACCTCTGCAGGGTATCCGGGATCGGTTCAACCAGTTCATCATCAACGCCCGCGAGGATGCCAACAAGGACGACCTGAGTCCGGATGTGGACGGTGGGGAAGGTGGCGCGGGAGGGGTTGTAGACTATGTGAACAACAACATCGACGGCGATGTTCCGTTCGTGGAGAAGGAGACCAAGCGGAAAGTGCCACCAAAGAGCAAGAAGCGGAATGAGAATCAAG ACTTGACGGGCGTGATCGCCCCACCAAACGAGGACAGTCCGGATGCGCCCGGAGCCATGGGCAAGCCGGTGGTTCTCCCTAAGGACATGTCTCCAGAGATGAAAAAGGCCGTCGATGACGGATGGGCTAAGAATGCGTTCAATCAGTACGCGGCGGATATGATTTCAATCCGGCGCAGTCTTCCGGATCCACGAGATCCCTGGTGCAAGGAACCGAACCGGTATCAGAAGGACCTGCCGGCCACTTCTGTCATCATCTGTTTCCACAACGAGGCGTGGTCGGTTCTGCTGCGAACGGTTCACTCTGTGCTCGATCGCTCTCCTGAACATCTGGTCAAGGAGGTCATCCTCGTGGACGACTTTTCCGATATGC CGCACACCCAGAAGCAACTGGAGGACTACTTCGAGGCGTATCCCAGGGTGAAGATCGTGCGTGCGCCCAAACGCGAGGGACTGATCCGGGCTCGCCTACTTGGAGCTCGCTACGCCACCGCTCCGGTCCTGACCTACTTGGATTCGCACTGCGAGTGCACGACTG GTTGGTTGGAACCGCTGCTAGACCGGATCGCTAAAAACTCCACGACCGTGGTCTGCCCGGTGATTGACGTGATCGACGACAACACGATGGAGTACCACTACAGGGATTCGGGCGGTGTCAATGTAGGTGGATTCGACTGGAATCTGCAGTTCAACTGGCACGCCGTGCCCGAGAAGGAGAAGCGAAGGCATAAG AGCACCGCCGAACCTGTGTGGTCCCCGACGATGGCCGGAGGGTTGTTCTCCATCGATAAGGAGTTCTTCGAGCGGCTTGGCACTTACGATTCCGGGTTTGATATCTGGGGAGGGGAGAATCTGGAACTATCGTTCAAGACGTGGATGTGCGGCGGAACGTTAGAGATCGTGCCTTGCTCGCACGTGGGTCACATCTTCCGGAAGCGGTCGCCGTACAAG tGGCGAACGGGAGTCAACGTTATCAAGCGCAACTCGGTTCGGTTGGCGGAAGTGTGGCTGGACGAGTACGCCAAGTATTACTACCAGCGGATCGGAAACGACAAGGGAGACTACGGAGACGTTTCGTCCCGGAAGCAGCTGCGCGAGGAGCTGGGATGCAAGTCGTTCCGGTGGTATCTGGACAACATCTTCCCGGAGCTTTTTATTCCAGGCGAAGCTGTCGCTTCCGGAGAG GTAAGAAATATGGGCTACGGAAACCGAACCTGTCTGGATGCACCGGGAGGCAAGAAGAACCTGCGGAAACCAGTGGGGCTGTACCCTTGCCACAATCAGGGCGGCAATCAA TACTGGATGCTGAGCAAAACGGGCGAGATCCGGCGGGACGAGGCCTGCCTGGATTACGCCGGCCAGGACGTGATCCTGTACCCGTGCCACGGTTCCAAGGGCAACCAGTACTGGAACTACTCGCCCAGCTCGCGCCTGCTGCGCCACGGCTCCTCGGACAAGTGTCTCGCGATCAACGAGAGCAAGCAGAAGCTGGTCATGGCCGACTGCGACGCGTCGGTGGAGGCGCAAAAGTGGCTGTTCCAGAACTACGATCCTAGCAAGCTGTGA
- the LOC120423698 gene encoding putative polypeptide N-acetylgalactosaminyltransferase 9 isoform X2: MGLIGRRRSSFLKIIALLGVVWFMVVFVLYSDDGSSSSSRSAGGVAGPSGGGSAFEAPRRLPLQGIRDRFNQFIINAREDANKDDLSPDVDGGEGGAGGVVDYVNNNIDGDVPFVEKETKRKVPPKSKKRNENQDLTGVIAPPNEDSPDAPGAMGKPVVLPKDMSPEMKKAVDDGWAKNAFNQYAADMISIRRSLPDPRDPWCKEPNRYQKDLPATSVIICFHNEAWSVLLRTVHSVLDRSPEHLVKEVILVDDFSDMPHTQKQLEDYFEAYPRVKIVRAPKREGLIRARLLGARYATAPVLTYLDSHCECTTGWLEPLLDRIAKNSTTVVCPVIDVIDDNTMEYHYRDSGGVNVGGFDWNLQFNWHAVPEKEKRRHKSTAEPVWSPTMAGGLFSIDKEFFERLGTYDSGFDIWGGENLELSFKTWMCGGTLEIVPCSHVGHIFRKRSPYKWRTGVNVIKRNSVRLAEVWLDEYAKYYYQRIGNDKGDYGDVSSRKQLREELGCKSFRWYLDNIFPELFIPGEAVASGEVANPWSGLCIDSAAKPEDMHTPLGIWPCHQAGGNQYWMLSKTGEIRRDEACLDYAGQDVILYPCHGSKGNQYWNYSPSSRLLRHGSSDKCLAINESKQKLVMADCDASVEAQKWLFQNYDPSKL; encoded by the exons ATGGGACTGATAGGCAGACGGAGATCGTCCTTCCTGAAGATCATCGCACTGCTCGGGGTGGTCTGGTTTATGGTGGTGTTTGTCCTGTATTCAGACGACGGAAGCAGTAGCAGTAGTAGATCGGCGGGTGGAGTTGCGGGACCGAGTGGGGGTGGAAGTGCGTTTGAAGCACCAAGGAGGTTACCTCTGCAGGGTATCCGGGATCGGTTCAACCAGTTCATCATCAACGCCCGCGAGGATGCCAACAAGGACGACCTGAGTCCGGATGTGGACGGTGGGGAAGGTGGCGCGGGAGGGGTTGTAGACTATGTGAACAACAACATCGACGGCGATGTTCCGTTCGTGGAGAAGGAGACCAAGCGGAAAGTGCCACCAAAGAGCAAGAAGCGGAATGAGAATCAAG ACTTGACGGGCGTGATCGCCCCACCAAACGAGGACAGTCCGGATGCGCCCGGAGCCATGGGCAAGCCGGTGGTTCTCCCTAAGGACATGTCTCCAGAGATGAAAAAGGCCGTCGATGACGGATGGGCTAAGAATGCGTTCAATCAGTACGCGGCGGATATGATTTCAATCCGGCGCAGTCTTCCGGATCCACGAGATCCCTGGTGCAAGGAACCGAACCGGTATCAGAAGGACCTGCCGGCCACTTCTGTCATCATCTGTTTCCACAACGAGGCGTGGTCGGTTCTGCTGCGAACGGTTCACTCTGTGCTCGATCGCTCTCCTGAACATCTGGTCAAGGAGGTCATCCTCGTGGACGACTTTTCCGATATGC CGCACACCCAGAAGCAACTGGAGGACTACTTCGAGGCGTATCCCAGGGTGAAGATCGTGCGTGCGCCCAAACGCGAGGGACTGATCCGGGCTCGCCTACTTGGAGCTCGCTACGCCACCGCTCCGGTCCTGACCTACTTGGATTCGCACTGCGAGTGCACGACTG GTTGGTTGGAACCGCTGCTAGACCGGATCGCTAAAAACTCCACGACCGTGGTCTGCCCGGTGATTGACGTGATCGACGACAACACGATGGAGTACCACTACAGGGATTCGGGCGGTGTCAATGTAGGTGGATTCGACTGGAATCTGCAGTTCAACTGGCACGCCGTGCCCGAGAAGGAGAAGCGAAGGCATAAG AGCACCGCCGAACCTGTGTGGTCCCCGACGATGGCCGGAGGGTTGTTCTCCATCGATAAGGAGTTCTTCGAGCGGCTTGGCACTTACGATTCCGGGTTTGATATCTGGGGAGGGGAGAATCTGGAACTATCGTTCAAGACGTGGATGTGCGGCGGAACGTTAGAGATCGTGCCTTGCTCGCACGTGGGTCACATCTTCCGGAAGCGGTCGCCGTACAAG tGGCGAACGGGAGTCAACGTTATCAAGCGCAACTCGGTTCGGTTGGCGGAAGTGTGGCTGGACGAGTACGCCAAGTATTACTACCAGCGGATCGGAAACGACAAGGGAGACTACGGAGACGTTTCGTCCCGGAAGCAGCTGCGCGAGGAGCTGGGATGCAAGTCGTTCCGGTGGTATCTGGACAACATCTTCCCGGAGCTTTTTATTCCAGGCGAAGCTGTCGCTTCCGGAGAG GTAGCGAACCCGTGGTCAGGTTTGTGTATTGATTCGGCCGCCAAGCCCGAGGACATGCATACGCCGCTTGGCATCTGGCCCTGCCACCAGGCGGGCGGTAATCAG TACTGGATGCTGAGCAAAACGGGCGAGATCCGGCGGGACGAGGCCTGCCTGGATTACGCCGGCCAGGACGTGATCCTGTACCCGTGCCACGGTTCCAAGGGCAACCAGTACTGGAACTACTCGCCCAGCTCGCGCCTGCTGCGCCACGGCTCCTCGGACAAGTGTCTCGCGATCAACGAGAGCAAGCAGAAGCTGGTCATGGCCGACTGCGACGCGTCGGTGGAGGCGCAAAAGTGGCTGTTCCAGAACTACGATCCTAGCAAGCTGTGA